Proteins from one Pyrococcus kukulkanii genomic window:
- a CDS encoding ribbon-helix-helix domain-containing protein yields MAEGAEYPISVRLPGYVVKKIDELVRKKEFRSRSDFIKYAVILALGQIMVEEARELAKSLTPEEIRREVG; encoded by the coding sequence ATGGCGGAGGGTGCTGAGTACCCAATATCTGTGAGGCTCCCAGGGTATGTGGTCAAGAAGATTGACGAACTGGTAAGGAAGAAGGAGTTTAGGAGCCGCTCAGACTTCATCAAGTATGCGGTCATCCTAGCCCTGGGTCAGATAATGGTTGAAGAGGCTAGAGAGCTCGCCAAGAGTCTAACTCCTGAAGAGATAAGGAGGGAGGTTGGATAG